In the genome of Vanacampus margaritifer isolate UIUO_Vmar chromosome 1, RoL_Vmar_1.0, whole genome shotgun sequence, one region contains:
- the nhej1 gene encoding non-homologous end-joining factor 1 translates to MEATGESGDDLLQQPWLPVAIDGWHLLAKSCFGETKYHLLLTDLHCVWEETMNSAAIQIRAQELNKRLQAPVKAFFSHLCEVVQPCLSGSSQPPEGEAGISVMPLDGGHLSLRLKSKLAGLPFYWEFRCTPAPITAVCFHLVQPLLSMSHVLYQQVEQLEGLLVSKDAEILDYKENGATLSRARLQTDIFERHGYKSSFLAKTLSVVCSDRHGVRNFGGDLQELYTAIVAHGNMRKRKLSEQDQLVAASPDLTTSSGTGTDAQGGEADSEQNQTGPVAEAGDHVVRTAATQQLVTCGRAERAPSKAKKKKVVGLFR, encoded by the exons ATGGAGGCCACCGGAGAGTCCGGTGATGATCTCTTGCAGCAACCATGGCTTCCTGTTGCCATTGATGGTTGGCACCTGCTCGCCAAAAGCTGCTTTGGGGAGACCAAGTACCATCTCTTGCTTACTGACCTGCACTGCGTGTGGGAGGAGACCATGAACTCAGCAGCCATCCAAATCCGTGCTCAG gagCTGAACAAGCGTCTGCAAGCCCCCGTCAAAGCCTTCTTCTCACACCTGTGCGAGGTGGTTCAGCCCTGTCTGTCAGGCAGCAGTCAGCCACCCGAAGGCGAAGCCGGCATCTCTGTGATGCCGCTGGATGGAGGCCACTTGAGCTTGAGGCTGAAGAGCAAGCTAGCAGGGCTGCCTTTCTATTGGGAGTTTCGCTGCACCCCCGCTCCAATCACCGCG GTATGTTTTCATCTGGTGCAGCCCTTGTTGTCTATGAGCCACGTGCTGTACCAGCAGGTGGAGCAACTGGAAGGCTTGCTGGTCAGCAAGGATGCCGAGATCCTGGACTACAAGGAGAATGGAGCCACACTTAGCAGAG CGCGCCTGCAGACTGACATTTTTGAGCGACATGGCTACAAAAGCAGCTTCCTGGCAAAG ACTCTTTCCGTGGTTTGTTCTGACCGTCACGGCGTGCGGAACTTCGGAGGTGACCTCCAGGAGCTTTACACTGCCATCGTTGCACACGGAAACATGCGCAAGCGCAAATTGTCTGAGCAGGACCAGTTGGTTGCCGCAAGTCCTGACCTCACGACCTCCTCAG GCACCGGAACAGATGCTCAGGGAGGAGAAGCCGACAGCGAGCAGAACCAGACCGGTCCGGTGGCAGAAGCAGGAGACCACGTAGTCCGCACGGCCGCGACACAGCAG CTCGTCACCTGCGGCCGCGCTGAGCGGGCTCCTTCcaaagcaaagaagaagaaagtggtGGGCTTGTTCCGATGA
- the LOC144056800 gene encoding indian hedgehog B protein-like, which produces MLLPRLLTCLAGCAVLLTPGCGGCGPGRGYGKRRSPRKLAPLAYKQFSPNVAEKTLGASGRYEGKITRNSERFRELTPNYNPDIIFKDEENTGADRMMTQRCKDKLNSLAISVMNLWPGVRLRVTEGWDEDGHHSEESLHYEGRAVDITTSDRDRNKYAMLARLAVEAGFDWVYYESKAHIHCSVKSDHSVAAKSGGCFPGDALVTVENGLQKFIADLRPGERVLTSSGAELVYSQVLTFLDRDPAARKLFYTVKTKNGACLSLTAAHLLFVSQGNCSEGAPPTPASLRTAYACDARPGQCVLVAGGPSGTLSRITTVTLSERRGAFAPLTAQGTLVVDGVVASCYAAVERHSLAHWAFSPLRLMHSWTGSSGYRGDGVHWYADFLHWLGRMLLNSGQLHPLGVSVD; this is translated from the exons ATGCTGCTCCCGAGGCTGCTAACGTGTCTCGCCGGGTGCGCCGTGCTCCTGACGCCGGGCTGCGGGGGCTGCGGCCCGGGGCGAGGCTACGGCAAGAGGCGCTCGCCGCGGAAGTTGGCACCGCTCGCCTACAAGCAGTTCAGCCCCAACGTGGCCGAGAAGACGTTAGGGGCCAGCGGGAGATACGAAGGGAAAATAACGCGGAACTCGGAGCGCTTCCGAGAGCTGACCCCCAACTACAACCCCGACATCATCTTCAAGGATGAGGAGAACACAGGTGCAGATCGCATGATGACGCAG CGCTGCAAGGACAAGCTGAACTCTTTGGCCATCTCCGTGATGAACCTTTGGCCAGGGGTGAGGCTTCGGGTGACCGAGGGCTGGGACGAGGACGGCCACCACTCGGAGGAGTCGCTTCACTACGAGGGGCGAGCGGTGGACATCACCACCTCGGACCGGGATCGGAACAAGTACGCCATGCTGGCTCGGCTGGCGGTGGAGGCGGGCTTCGATTGGGTCTACTACGAGTCCAAGGCCCACATCCACTGCAGCGTCAAGTCAG ACCACTCAGTGGCAGCCAAGTCGGGAGGTTGTTTCCCGGGCGACGCCTTGGTCACTGTTGAAAACGGCCTCCAGAAGTTCATCGCCGACCTTCGCCCCGGTGAGCGAGTCCTGACCTCTTCTGGCGCCGAACTGGTGTACAGCCAAGTCCTGACCTTCCTGGACCGCGACCCAGCGGCACGCAAGCTCTTCTACACCGTGAAGACCAAAAATGGGGCGTGTCTCTCTCTGACCGCCGCCCACTTGCTGTTTGTGTCTCAGGGTAACTGCTCAGAGGGGGCGCCGCCCACCCCCGCCTCCCTTCGGACGGCGTACGCTTGTGACGCCCGGCCGGGCCAGTGCGTGCTGGTGGCCGGCGGTCCGTCGGGAACTCTTTCCCGCATCACGACGGTCACATTGTCTGAGAGGCGGGGGGCTTTCGCTCCTCTGACGGCACAGGGGACTTTAGTGGTGGACGGCGTGGTGGCATCTTGCTATGCGGCAGTGGAACGCCATTCCTTGGCTCACTGGGCCTTCTCGCCACTCAGGCTTATGCACAGCTGGACTGGCAGCAGCGGTTACCGTGGTGATGGTGTCCACTGGTACGCTGACTTTTTACACTGGCTGGGGAGGATGTTGCTGAACTCCGGGCAGCTCCACCCACTGGGCGTGAGCGTAGACTAA